One stretch of Thermococcus sp. 21S9 DNA includes these proteins:
- the cas4 gene encoding CRISPR-associated protein Cas4, with protein MSSEEYPLTDLLITGTEINYLFICPTKLWYFAKGITMEQESDWVDLGRFLHEQRYANEEKEVLVGSIKIDFIRRGDVIEVHEVKLGKSMEKAHEMQALYYLYYLKKLGIKAKAILHYPKLNETKEVTLDGREGEIEKAIKEVERIKSLPKPPNPVKSKKCLKCAYYELCWV; from the coding sequence GTGAGCTCCGAGGAATACCCCCTAACCGACCTCCTCATCACCGGCACGGAAATCAACTACCTCTTCATATGCCCGACCAAGCTCTGGTACTTCGCAAAGGGTATCACGATGGAGCAGGAGAGCGATTGGGTCGATTTGGGCCGGTTTCTTCACGAACAACGCTACGCCAACGAGGAGAAGGAAGTCCTCGTCGGGAGCATAAAGATTGACTTCATTCGGCGGGGCGATGTCATAGAGGTCCACGAGGTCAAGCTCGGCAAAAGCATGGAGAAGGCCCACGAGATGCAGGCGCTCTACTACCTCTATTACCTCAAAAAGCTCGGGATAAAGGCGAAGGCAATCCTGCATTACCCAAAGCTCAACGAGACGAAAGAGGTAACTCTCGACGGCAGGGAGGGTGAAATCGAGAAGGCGATAAAAGAGGTCGAGAGGATTAAATCCCTTCCAAAACCCCCAAATCCGGTCAAATCGAAGAAGTGCCTCAAATGCGCCTACTACGAACTTTGCTGGGTTTGA
- the cas1b gene encoding type I-B CRISPR-associated endonuclease Cas1b, with protein sequence MRKRSLTLLSDGTLFRRENTLYFENERGRKPLAVEGIYDLYIYGHVTITSQALHYLAQKGIAVHFFNHYGHYDGSFYPRESLNSGELVIRQAEHYLDREKRLKLAKLFVTGSALNMKKNLKRWKVADGFSEMLKELFEELEGAEKITEVMNVEARIREAYYSRWDGHLPEGFKIVKRTRRPPGNEMNALISFLNSRLYATIVSELYNTQLVPTVSYLHEPGERRFSLALDLSEIFKPIVADRLATRLVTKRTLSKEHFREELNGVLLTKEGMKKVLSEYEKELTKSVKHPELKRNVTKKRLIRLEAYKLIKHLVGVKEYEPLVAWF encoded by the coding sequence ATGAGAAAGCGCTCCCTGACCCTGCTCTCGGACGGAACGCTTTTCAGACGGGAGAACACACTATACTTCGAGAACGAACGCGGTAGAAAGCCTCTCGCGGTAGAGGGCATCTACGACCTCTATATTTACGGCCACGTGACGATAACCTCCCAGGCCCTCCACTACCTGGCCCAGAAGGGCATAGCAGTCCACTTCTTCAACCACTACGGCCACTACGACGGCAGTTTTTACCCGAGGGAGAGCCTTAACTCGGGAGAGTTGGTCATCAGGCAGGCAGAGCACTACCTTGACAGGGAAAAGCGCCTAAAGCTCGCGAAGCTCTTCGTGACGGGCTCGGCTCTGAACATGAAAAAGAACCTGAAGCGCTGGAAGGTCGCCGACGGGTTTTCCGAGATGCTGAAAGAGCTGTTCGAAGAGCTTGAGGGAGCGGAGAAAATAACGGAAGTAATGAACGTCGAGGCAAGGATTCGCGAGGCCTACTATTCGAGATGGGACGGTCACCTTCCAGAAGGCTTCAAAATAGTTAAGCGCACGCGCAGACCGCCGGGGAACGAGATGAACGCCCTGATAAGCTTTCTCAACTCAAGGCTCTACGCTACCATCGTGAGCGAGCTCTACAACACCCAGCTGGTTCCAACCGTCAGCTACCTCCACGAGCCCGGGGAGAGGCGATTTTCTCTGGCCCTCGACCTGAGCGAGATTTTCAAGCCGATTGTAGCGGACAGACTCGCGACGAGGCTCGTAACCAAGAGAACCCTCTCAAAGGAGCACTTTCGGGAGGAGCTCAACGGCGTCCTCCTTACGAAGGAGGGAATGAAGAAGGTCCTTTCCGAGTACGAGAAGGAGCTCACGAAGAGCGTTAAACACCCCGAGCTGAAGAGAAACGTCACTAAGAAACGATTAATTCGTCTTGAGGCTTACAAGCTCATCAAGCACCTCGTTGGGGTGAAGGAGTACGAACCGCTGGTGGCTTGGTTTTAA
- the cas2 gene encoding CRISPR-associated endonuclease Cas2 — MYIIVVYDVNVKRVNHVKKFLRQHLHWVQNSVFEGEVTRAEYERIKAGLGEIIDESEDSVVIYRLRSRPLRDVLGTEKNPMEDII; from the coding sequence ATGTATATCATTGTGGTCTACGACGTTAACGTCAAGCGCGTCAACCACGTGAAGAAGTTTCTCCGCCAGCACCTTCACTGGGTTCAGAACAGCGTCTTTGAAGGCGAGGTCACGAGGGCGGAATACGAGCGCATTAAGGCCGGTCTGGGGGAAATAATAGACGAAAGCGAGGATTCGGTGGTAATCTACCGCCTCCGCTCCCGGCCACTGCGCGACGTCCTTGGCACGGAGAAGAATCCGATGGAGGATATTATTTAA
- a CDS encoding acetate--CoA ligase family protein, which produces MSRVEEARKIIEKAKAENRPLVEPEAKEILRLYGVPVPDFKVATNEEEAVKFAREIGYPVVMKIVSPQIIHKSDAGGVKVNIKNDDEAREAFRTIMENAKKYKPDADLWGVIIYKMLPLGKEVIVGMIRDPQFGPAIMFGLGGIFVEILKDVSFRVAPITKEEALEMIKEIKAYPILAGARGEKPVDIEALADIIVKVGELALELPEIKELDINPIFAYEDGAVAVDARMLL; this is translated from the coding sequence ATGAGCCGTGTCGAAGAGGCAAGGAAGATAATCGAGAAGGCCAAGGCCGAGAACAGGCCCCTCGTTGAGCCCGAGGCGAAGGAGATACTCCGCCTTTACGGCGTCCCGGTTCCGGACTTCAAGGTCGCGACCAACGAGGAGGAGGCTGTTAAGTTCGCCCGTGAAATCGGCTACCCCGTCGTCATGAAAATCGTTTCTCCGCAGATTATCCACAAGAGCGACGCCGGCGGTGTCAAGGTCAACATCAAGAACGACGACGAGGCGAGGGAGGCCTTCAGGACCATCATGGAGAACGCCAAGAAGTACAAGCCGGACGCAGACCTCTGGGGCGTCATAATCTACAAGATGCTCCCGCTCGGCAAGGAAGTTATCGTCGGTATGATACGCGACCCGCAGTTCGGTCCGGCCATCATGTTCGGTCTCGGTGGAATCTTCGTCGAGATTCTCAAGGACGTTTCCTTCCGCGTCGCCCCGATTACCAAGGAGGAAGCCCTTGAGATGATTAAGGAAATCAAGGCCTACCCGATTCTCGCCGGAGCTCGCGGTGAGAAGCCGGTGGACATCGAGGCTTTGGCCGACATCATCGTCAAGGTCGGCGAACTCGCCCTTGAGCTTCCCGAGATTAAGGAGCTCGACATCAACCCGATTTTCGCCTACGAGGACGGCGCCGTTGCCGTCGACGCGAGGATGCTTCTCTGA
- a CDS encoding DUF4139 domain-containing protein: MRKRFFPLVVSLVVIVLVALSFQGEKASTSDVTVALYSSASVGVVERTFEVELKAGINEVPLKELSGLGLAEVSVRPLDDGVSVMGLFGSGESKVGSDVEVGLKNGEVIAGKYLGTRDGKIAVEGDGYYLINPNEVAYFKTKDLEGSSVYAVLRSEKAGKFRVSVTYRVSGVSWESRYRLYIGDQAELRGYVVIKNPTDREFSDAKVLLVAGDVNFYGSSTTPVVLYAKAGETSEVTVDSPEKVEAFYLYRLGVADIKAGSTMVYPYVELKAPFTREYLYESWVYSGERPVYESISFKTDKVLPAGVVEIFRETRDGELFIGESRIGHTPKGDTVRIGIGRDYGLRGTTTVLERSDDGKHYKIRITLQNFGNETKTVIVRHHKWGKVTYASLQPLDETADYVEFSVTLRPGEKREITFEYGS; encoded by the coding sequence ATGAGGAAACGGTTCTTTCCCTTGGTCGTTTCGCTCGTTGTCATTGTTCTCGTTGCCCTCTCCTTCCAGGGTGAGAAGGCCTCGACGAGCGACGTTACGGTTGCACTCTACAGCTCGGCGAGCGTTGGGGTCGTCGAGCGAACCTTCGAGGTGGAGCTGAAGGCCGGGATAAACGAGGTTCCTCTGAAGGAGCTTTCGGGCCTGGGCCTGGCGGAGGTGAGCGTCAGACCCCTCGACGACGGCGTCTCTGTCATGGGTCTCTTCGGTAGCGGTGAGAGCAAAGTTGGGAGCGACGTTGAGGTCGGCCTGAAGAACGGGGAAGTCATAGCAGGGAAATACCTCGGAACCCGGGACGGAAAAATAGCGGTCGAGGGAGACGGCTACTACCTGATAAACCCGAACGAGGTCGCCTACTTCAAAACGAAGGACCTCGAGGGGTCGAGCGTTTACGCCGTCCTCAGGTCGGAGAAGGCCGGGAAGTTCCGGGTGAGCGTCACCTACCGCGTTTCCGGGGTAAGCTGGGAGAGCAGGTACAGGCTGTACATCGGCGACCAGGCCGAGCTCAGGGGTTACGTTGTCATAAAGAACCCCACCGACAGGGAGTTCAGCGATGCCAAAGTTCTCCTCGTCGCTGGAGATGTCAATTTCTACGGCTCTTCAACCACGCCCGTGGTTCTCTACGCGAAGGCTGGGGAAACGAGCGAGGTAACGGTTGACTCGCCGGAGAAGGTCGAGGCCTTCTACCTCTACCGCCTCGGCGTTGCGGACATCAAAGCGGGGAGCACGATGGTCTACCCCTACGTCGAGCTGAAGGCTCCTTTCACGAGGGAGTACCTCTACGAGAGCTGGGTCTACAGCGGTGAGAGACCCGTCTATGAGTCGATTTCATTCAAGACGGACAAAGTACTTCCAGCTGGGGTCGTGGAGATTTTCAGGGAAACCCGGGACGGGGAGCTCTTCATAGGCGAGTCGAGAATCGGGCACACGCCGAAGGGCGATACCGTCAGGATAGGCATCGGCAGGGACTACGGGCTCAGGGGCACCACGACCGTCCTCGAGCGGAGCGACGATGGAAAACACTACAAAATCAGGATAACCCTCCAGAACTTCGGAAACGAGACGAAAACCGTCATCGTCCGGCACCACAAGTGGGGTAAGGTGACCTACGCCAGCCTTCAGCCCCTCGACGAAACGGCCGACTACGTGGAATTCTCGGTGACCCTGAGGCCGGGAGAAAAGAGGGAGATAACCTTCGAGTACGGGAGTTAG
- a CDS encoding SWIM zinc finger family protein — MTRVLWVVKAGDRLYSKVLGEYPYHVEVDLSTGENLCTCPLGGNCSHVSAVVETYEKGLFFDAGSERPVNPESLAWAYLSEVPRLALEVTLAEFFNSLRRDESGSETAMLFLRALRLIRETKAEEYLHPLGEALDELSAVFHDYPLVSRLREAYEDVKNALQKEPL, encoded by the coding sequence ATGACAAGGGTTCTCTGGGTCGTCAAGGCAGGCGATAGGCTCTACTCCAAGGTTCTGGGGGAGTACCCGTACCACGTCGAGGTTGACCTCTCCACCGGCGAAAACCTCTGCACCTGCCCGCTCGGCGGAAACTGTTCCCACGTCTCCGCGGTGGTTGAGACCTACGAGAAGGGCCTGTTCTTCGACGCCGGAAGCGAGAGACCCGTGAATCCCGAATCGCTCGCGTGGGCCTACCTCTCAGAGGTTCCCCGGCTGGCGCTTGAGGTTACCCTCGCTGAGTTTTTCAACTCCCTCAGAAGGGATGAGAGCGGGAGCGAGACGGCAATGCTCTTCCTGCGCGCGTTAAGGCTTATCCGCGAGACGAAAGCAGAGGAGTACCTTCACCCGCTCGGCGAGGCCCTCGATGAGCTGTCGGCCGTTTTCCACGATTACCCCCTCGTGAGCAGGCTTAGGGAAGCCTACGAAGATGTCAAAAACGCCCTCCAAAAGGAACCCTTATAA
- the rgy gene encoding reverse gyrase: protein MKAIYREACPNCSGRISDERLVMKNPCDECLDNPVTAEDYFELVKAVRKALKERKKLKAWEEIYSLEKGLRDVEKFFERATGFRFWSAQRTWVKRLLKGRSFSIIAPTGMGKSTFGAFMSVYYATKGKKSYIVVPTTPLVIQTIRKVQAIIERTGLDVNLAYYHGNLRKKEKEEMLAKIESGDYDILITSAQWLARNFDEKLKGRHFDFIFVDDVDAFLKASKNIDRSLLLLGFTEEIIGKAWEIIRLKKQMSRYLNGRAQDREEKLKELNEAIEKLQREIEEFKRKNDIGIMIIASATGSARGDRIKLYRELLGFEVGSGRSALRNVVDSYLKPSKDIKEHVEELLRKLGKGGLIFVPIDQGLSYAEELVNYLQERGFAVELASSKNKKAVERFENGEADYLVGVATYYGSIVRGLDLPHLIRYAVFTGVPKFRFSIDLERPTIYRALGLLSEVMDFLDDEDRRKAEKLHARLRRLIRNIPQFELLKIEEALAEGLPIENDFHRTVLNVFRELVEFLREVLRKEDVLKRLAEDPFVSLVKEEGKWFIEIPDVRTYIQATGRTSRLFAGGITKGLSVLIVDNEKVFNGLVRQMRWRFTEFKMVPFEELDLEKLLREIDEDREKVRLVMEGKISSKVKDLVKSALMIVESPNKARTIANFFGRPSKRRIGDLVAYEVSIGNRQLTILASGGHMFDLVTDEGYHGVLIEREEDMLRFIPVYDTIKRCRDCGYQFVDWEKKGICPRCGSTNVRDALENVIAMREIAQEVDEILIATDPDTEGEKIAWDIRNILSPYTPNIKRTEFHEVTRPAILKAIEEARDVNENRVEAQIVRRIEDRWIGFELSGELQRVFENRNLSAGRVQTPVLGWIIERYKEFSESEVYFLGLTLENGLQVTVELGKDGKDVEPPEYVTVEEVQLEERELNPAPPYTTDAMLRDASTFLKLSAPETMRLAQDLFEMGLITYHRTDSTHVSNAGIEVAREYITSELGEEYFKPRPWGEEGTHEAIRPTRPIDTGRLMQLIRDGVIQLPRNLTRNHYRLYDMIFRRFMTSQMVPAVVLHERAVINAGVGKVELEGYVEIIKDGWTKLRNPPMRQLPKLEQGAKLKVVESKKWKAPKVSLYTQGDIIALMKERGIGRPSTYAKIVETLIRRGYVVETRGRKKLVPTEKGIKVYHYLVSKYRELVSEERTRELEKLMDLIEEGKADYMKVLNDLYVEIRRYVYGEV from the coding sequence ATGAAGGCGATTTACAGGGAGGCCTGCCCAAACTGCTCGGGTAGAATCTCCGACGAAAGGCTCGTGATGAAGAACCCCTGTGATGAGTGTCTCGATAATCCCGTCACCGCTGAGGACTACTTTGAGCTCGTGAAGGCCGTGAGAAAGGCGCTCAAGGAGAGGAAGAAGCTCAAGGCCTGGGAGGAAATATACTCCCTCGAAAAGGGGCTCAGGGACGTTGAGAAGTTCTTCGAAAGAGCTACTGGCTTCAGGTTCTGGAGCGCCCAGAGGACGTGGGTCAAAAGACTCCTCAAGGGAAGGAGCTTCTCGATTATAGCTCCAACGGGAATGGGCAAGAGCACCTTTGGAGCTTTCATGTCCGTCTACTATGCCACGAAGGGCAAGAAGAGCTACATAGTCGTCCCCACGACGCCCCTTGTAATCCAGACCATCAGGAAGGTCCAGGCGATAATCGAGAGGACGGGGCTGGACGTCAACCTTGCATACTACCACGGCAACCTCAGGAAGAAGGAAAAGGAAGAGATGCTCGCCAAAATCGAAAGCGGGGACTACGATATACTCATAACGAGCGCCCAGTGGTTGGCGAGAAACTTCGACGAGAAGCTGAAAGGCAGGCACTTTGATTTCATCTTCGTAGACGACGTTGACGCCTTCCTCAAGGCGAGCAAGAACATAGACCGCTCGCTTTTGCTCCTTGGCTTCACCGAGGAAATCATCGGCAAGGCCTGGGAAATCATCAGGCTCAAGAAGCAGATGAGCCGTTATCTGAACGGTCGCGCCCAGGACAGGGAGGAGAAACTCAAGGAGCTCAACGAGGCCATAGAAAAGCTCCAGCGCGAGATTGAGGAGTTCAAGAGGAAGAACGACATCGGAATCATGATTATCGCCTCGGCAACCGGTTCGGCGAGGGGCGACAGGATAAAGCTCTACCGCGAGCTTCTCGGTTTTGAGGTCGGTTCCGGAAGGAGCGCGCTGAGGAACGTCGTTGACAGCTATTTAAAGCCGAGTAAGGACATTAAGGAGCACGTGGAGGAACTCCTCAGGAAACTTGGTAAGGGTGGCCTCATCTTTGTCCCCATCGACCAGGGGCTGAGCTACGCCGAGGAGCTCGTGAACTACCTCCAGGAGAGGGGCTTCGCCGTTGAGCTCGCGAGCTCGAAGAACAAGAAGGCCGTTGAGAGGTTTGAGAACGGCGAGGCCGATTATCTGGTCGGCGTGGCAACATACTACGGCTCGATAGTCAGGGGTCTGGATTTGCCCCACCTAATCCGCTACGCGGTCTTCACCGGCGTCCCGAAGTTCAGGTTTTCGATAGACCTTGAGAGGCCCACCATCTACCGCGCCCTCGGCCTTCTCAGTGAGGTCATGGACTTCCTCGACGACGAGGACAGGAGGAAGGCCGAAAAGCTACACGCGAGGCTCAGGAGGCTGATTAGAAACATTCCGCAGTTCGAGCTCCTGAAGATTGAGGAGGCCTTGGCGGAGGGCCTTCCCATCGAGAACGACTTCCACCGGACTGTTCTCAACGTATTCCGCGAGCTGGTTGAGTTCCTGCGCGAGGTTCTGAGGAAAGAGGACGTCCTCAAGAGGCTCGCGGAAGACCCCTTCGTCAGCCTCGTGAAGGAAGAAGGCAAGTGGTTCATCGAGATTCCAGATGTTAGGACGTACATCCAGGCGACCGGGAGGACGAGCAGGCTCTTCGCGGGCGGAATAACGAAGGGACTCAGCGTCCTCATAGTGGACAACGAGAAGGTCTTCAACGGCCTTGTCAGGCAGATGCGCTGGCGCTTCACCGAGTTCAAGATGGTGCCCTTCGAGGAGCTCGACCTCGAGAAACTCCTGAGGGAGATAGATGAGGACAGGGAGAAGGTAAGGCTCGTAATGGAGGGCAAGATAAGCTCGAAGGTTAAAGACCTCGTCAAATCTGCCCTCATGATTGTGGAGAGCCCCAACAAGGCCAGGACGATAGCCAACTTCTTCGGCAGGCCGAGCAAGAGGCGCATAGGTGATTTGGTCGCCTACGAGGTTAGCATAGGCAACAGACAGCTGACGATTCTCGCGAGCGGGGGGCACATGTTCGACCTCGTCACCGACGAAGGCTACCACGGCGTCCTAATCGAGCGCGAGGAGGACATGCTCAGGTTTATTCCGGTTTACGACACCATAAAGCGGTGCCGTGACTGTGGCTACCAGTTCGTTGACTGGGAGAAGAAAGGTATCTGCCCGCGCTGTGGCTCCACTAACGTCCGCGACGCCCTTGAGAACGTCATCGCGATGCGCGAGATTGCCCAGGAGGTTGACGAGATACTCATCGCGACCGACCCCGATACGGAGGGTGAGAAGATAGCCTGGGACATAAGGAACATTCTGAGCCCGTACACGCCGAACATCAAGAGGACGGAATTCCACGAGGTTACGAGGCCGGCCATACTGAAGGCCATCGAAGAGGCGAGAGACGTAAACGAGAACCGCGTCGAGGCCCAGATTGTCAGGCGCATAGAGGACAGGTGGATAGGCTTCGAGCTGAGCGGGGAGCTCCAGAGGGTCTTCGAGAACCGGAACCTCTCCGCTGGAAGGGTTCAGACGCCCGTTCTCGGCTGGATTATCGAGAGGTACAAGGAGTTCAGCGAGAGCGAGGTCTACTTCCTCGGCTTAACGCTTGAAAACGGCCTCCAGGTAACGGTGGAGCTCGGAAAGGACGGCAAGGACGTCGAGCCACCGGAGTACGTTACTGTGGAAGAGGTTCAGCTCGAGGAGAGGGAGCTCAACCCAGCTCCACCGTACACGACCGATGCAATGCTCCGCGACGCTTCCACCTTCCTTAAGCTTTCGGCGCCTGAGACGATGCGCTTGGCCCAGGACCTTTTCGAGATGGGTCTAATCACCTACCACAGAACCGATTCAACCCACGTGAGCAACGCAGGAATAGAGGTCGCCAGGGAGTACATAACGAGCGAGCTCGGCGAGGAGTACTTCAAGCCGAGGCCCTGGGGTGAAGAGGGCACGCACGAGGCCATAAGGCCGACGAGGCCCATCGACACGGGCAGGTTGATGCAACTCATTCGCGACGGCGTAATCCAGCTCCCGAGGAACCTCACGCGCAACCACTACAGGCTCTACGATATGATATTCAGGCGCTTCATGACGAGCCAGATGGTTCCGGCGGTTGTTCTCCACGAGAGGGCGGTGATAAACGCGGGCGTTGGAAAGGTCGAGCTCGAGGGCTACGTCGAAATCATCAAGGACGGCTGGACGAAACTCAGAAACCCGCCCATGAGACAGTTGCCGAAGCTTGAGCAGGGGGCGAAGCTCAAAGTGGTTGAGTCCAAGAAGTGGAAGGCGCCGAAGGTTTCCCTCTACACTCAGGGCGACATAATAGCCCTGATGAAGGAGCGCGGTATCGGAAGGCCTTCAACGTACGCGAAAATCGTTGAGACCCTCATACGGCGTGGCTACGTTGTCGAGACGAGGGGCAGGAAGAAGCTCGTTCCGACGGAGAAGGGCATAAAGGTCTACCACTACCTCGTCAGCAAGTACCGCGAGCTGGTGAGCGAGGAGCGCACGAGGGAACTTGAGAAGCTCATGGACCTAATCGAGGAAGGAAAGGCGGATTACATGAAGGTGCTGAACGACCTTTACGTTGAGATTAGGCGCTACGTTTACGGGGAGGTGTAA
- the trmBL2 gene encoding HTH-type transcriptional regulator TrmBL2, with product MVKDRMVELLQEHFELNLYEARAYVALVGFGVLTPAELASVSEVPAPRTYDVLRSLEKKGFAISQPGKVNKYRPVHPENILEKFIEEWQERVAEELEAKKQAKEELLQLMKPLIETEIPKYGVERVWVVRGIRNATLKTREMFEDVKEQILLADDGYIAINLESDLLKAIDNGAKAKIIVTEPVLKRIEGSKILEYAKKGKLELRVLDKFDLPMLICDDEVFFALEDMAARYFNYETQVWIKDFRIKDLFETKFNEYWEKAKKV from the coding sequence ATGGTTAAGGATAGGATGGTGGAACTCCTTCAGGAGCACTTCGAGTTGAACCTCTACGAGGCCAGGGCGTACGTTGCCCTCGTCGGTTTCGGCGTCCTCACCCCGGCAGAGCTCGCCAGCGTCTCCGAGGTTCCCGCGCCGAGAACCTACGATGTTCTCAGGAGCCTTGAGAAGAAGGGCTTTGCAATAAGCCAGCCGGGCAAGGTCAACAAGTACAGGCCCGTTCACCCGGAGAACATCCTCGAGAAGTTCATCGAGGAGTGGCAGGAGCGCGTTGCAGAGGAGCTTGAAGCCAAGAAGCAGGCGAAGGAGGAACTCCTCCAGCTCATGAAGCCCCTCATCGAGACCGAGATTCCGAAGTACGGTGTCGAGCGCGTCTGGGTCGTCAGGGGAATCAGGAACGCGACCCTCAAGACCAGGGAGATGTTTGAGGACGTCAAGGAGCAGATTCTTCTCGCCGACGACGGCTACATAGCCATCAACCTCGAGAGCGACCTCCTCAAGGCCATCGACAACGGCGCCAAGGCCAAGATAATCGTCACCGAGCCCGTCCTCAAGAGGATTGAGGGCTCGAAGATTCTCGAATATGCCAAGAAGGGCAAGCTCGAGCTCAGGGTTCTCGACAAGTTCGACCTCCCGATGCTCATCTGCGACGACGAGGTCTTCTTCGCCCTCGAGGACATGGCCGCGCGCTACTTCAACTACGAGACCCAGGTCTGGATTAAGGACTTCAGGATTAAGGACCTCTTCGAGACCAAGTTCAACGAGTACTGGGAGAAGGCCAAGAAGGTCTGA
- a CDS encoding ArsR family transcriptional regulator gives MKNVKVLKALENGPKTVEEIAEETDIKPMEVRRYLLRFAESGKVESYQKDGKLYWKLKEKDELEEEFKYV, from the coding sequence ATGAAGAACGTGAAGGTCCTTAAGGCCCTTGAAAACGGCCCGAAGACCGTTGAGGAGATAGCCGAAGAGACCGACATCAAGCCGATGGAGGTGAGGCGCTACCTGCTCCGCTTCGCCGAGAGCGGAAAAGTTGAAAGCTACCAGAAGGACGGCAAGCTCTACTGGAAGCTGAAGGAGAAGGACGAGCTTGAAGAGGAGTTCAAGTACGTCTGA
- a CDS encoding Sjogren's syndrome/scleroderma autoantigen 1 family protein: MSISDEEIRKIIMPLMLSGAKMLDRHCPKCGSPLFEKDGRVFCPVCEHRKKQMASEMKGVEERLMEKLTELANSMPDDIEELEKHLRVMELIINLLERYKALEGGE; encoded by the coding sequence ATGTCGATTAGCGACGAGGAGATACGGAAGATAATCATGCCCCTGATGCTGTCCGGCGCGAAGATGCTCGACAGACACTGTCCCAAGTGTGGCTCACCGCTCTTCGAGAAGGACGGCAGAGTTTTCTGTCCGGTCTGCGAGCACAGGAAGAAGCAGATGGCGAGCGAGATGAAAGGGGTTGAGGAGAGGCTCATGGAGAAGCTCACCGAGCTTGCGAACTCAATGCCCGACGACATCGAGGAGCTTGAGAAACACTTAAGGGTTATGGAGCTGATAATCAACCTGTTGGAAAGATACAAGGCTCTGGAGGGAGGGGAATGA
- a CDS encoding arginase family protein, with amino-acid sequence MVTFIPFGEKPNREGVLYALQLLKRNKLIDDYVIVEASRVELLPDRVPQDRAYIIGEHLATYGIIDKLRPKFLISVDAHTDLMHDYLDHGSWLAYALERRLIERAVVMAPVLMIPTTERTQLWTRRVKVFPATLRSRKVRGKWRAYKNFQTNSVEEIMSEAKKYLGEEIYLTVDMDVLRPEYKIARFQHGELTLEELLEILEAIKENFKILAFDIAEISDRLRRSRLGKKAFFEVFQLLMG; translated from the coding sequence ATGGTCACCTTCATTCCCTTCGGCGAGAAGCCCAACAGGGAAGGCGTGCTCTACGCGCTCCAGCTTTTGAAGAGGAACAAGCTGATTGACGACTACGTCATCGTCGAGGCCAGCCGGGTTGAGCTCCTTCCGGACAGGGTTCCCCAGGACAGGGCTTACATAATCGGTGAGCACCTCGCCACCTACGGTATAATCGACAAGCTCCGGCCCAAATTTCTAATCAGCGTCGATGCCCACACCGATTTAATGCACGACTACCTCGACCACGGCTCGTGGCTGGCCTACGCCCTTGAGCGAAGGCTAATCGAGAGGGCCGTTGTGATGGCCCCGGTTCTCATGATTCCGACAACAGAAAGAACCCAGCTCTGGACGAGGCGCGTCAAGGTCTTCCCGGCAACGCTAAGGAGCAGGAAAGTTCGCGGGAAGTGGAGGGCCTACAAGAACTTCCAGACGAACTCGGTCGAGGAGATAATGAGCGAAGCTAAGAAGTACCTCGGCGAGGAAATCTACCTGACCGTCGATATGGACGTTCTGAGACCAGAGTACAAGATAGCCCGCTTCCAGCACGGAGAACTAACGCTCGAGGAACTCCTCGAAATCCTTGAGGCAATAAAGGAGAACTTCAAAATACTCGCCTTCGACATAGCCGAGATTTCTGACAGGCTGAGGCGCTCGAGGCTCGGAAAGAAGGCCTTCTTCGAGGTCTTCCAGCTCCTGATGGGGTGA